A window of Planctomycetia bacterium contains these coding sequences:
- a CDS encoding Fur family transcriptional regulator — MDDFSLGTVEVALKPMARFEEFLQSKGKRITRPRRVIVEEVFRQHDHFDAEGLIIHLQTVDPQRKASRPTVYRTLRELVNAGLLREMTLGGRAVYEHDYGYPQHDHLHCEKCGRLIEFSSDAVKEIRAAVAREHRFRVTHHRFIVSGVCADCSRPARSNRRLDLV; from the coding sequence ATGGACGATTTTTCGTTGGGAACCGTCGAAGTCGCACTCAAGCCGATGGCGCGATTCGAGGAATTCTTGCAGAGCAAGGGAAAGCGAATTACGCGCCCCCGCCGGGTGATCGTGGAAGAAGTGTTTCGCCAGCACGACCATTTCGACGCCGAGGGTCTGATCATTCACCTTCAGACGGTGGACCCGCAACGAAAAGCCAGTCGCCCCACCGTGTATCGCACGTTACGGGAGTTAGTGAACGCCGGCCTGTTGCGAGAAATGACCCTGGGCGGGCGAGCCGTTTACGAGCACGACTACGGCTACCCTCAGCACGATCACCTGCACTGCGAGAAGTGCGGACGGCTGATCGAATTTTCCAGCGACGCTGTCAAAGAGATTCGCGCCGCCGTGGCCCGGGAACATCGCTTCCGGGTGACCCATCACCGTTTCATTGTCAGCGGCGTGTGCGCGGATTGCAGCCGGCCGGCACGCAGCAATCGCCGGCTCGATCTGGTCTGA